The following are encoded in a window of Perca flavescens isolate YP-PL-M2 chromosome 24, PFLA_1.0, whole genome shotgun sequence genomic DNA:
- the LOC114551260 gene encoding males-absent on the first protein-like — MEGEGEAEKQEKVGGKEEEMEEEGENEPANQLDGSDAYQPFPPSAPSASSALQCAETLSHAGAETGNEAPRDLTEEEKGSAAASQPNGDIYPTWPSHDKEPQTEGASLTQTASVTDSSLSLSEEETPRSEEPERLETPSLTSSSGGHRAETAADDIRDITPELRTGCRLEQKQVSLMDAAAESSLTADEKAKSSVRPQTHPAQEALRWT, encoded by the exons atggagggagaaggagaggcaGAGAAACAAGAAAAGGTTGgtggaaaagaagaagagatggaagaagaaggagagaatGAGCCAGCCAACCAGCTCGATGGATCAGATGCCTATCAACCATTTCCTCCATCAGCTCCATCAGCTTCATCAGCTCTACAATGTGCTGAAACGCTGAGTCATGCTGGTGCAGAAACAGGAAATGAAGCTCCCAGAGACCTgacagaagaagagaaaggCTCGGCCGCTGCCAGCCAACCAAACGGGGACATTTATCCCACATGGCCGAGCCACGACAAAGAGCCGCAGACGGAGGGAGCTTCTCTCACACAAACCGCCTCCGTGACCGACTCGAGTCTGAGTCTGAGCGAGGAGGAAACACCGAGGTCGGAGGAGCCAGAGCGACTTGAAACGCCATCGCTGACTTCCTCTTCTGGAGGACATCGAGCGGAAACAGCAGCTGACGACATCCGAGATATTACACCTGAACTACGGACAG GTTGCAGGCTGGAGCAGAAACAAGTGTCGTTGATGGATGCAGCTGCTGAGTCATCGTTAACGGCTGACGAGAAAGCAAAAAGCTCAGTCCGTCCCCAAACTCATCCAGCACAGGAAGCCCTGCGATGGACGTGA
- the LOC114551261 gene encoding golgin subfamily A member 6-like protein 22: MASWWTSADSLELEENSIVSRLIQAVGLFGDILSLEDTMLSEDNREEDNTDGTASGEEEGARQAGDRTVEDEVTMEEDREEKQKDGGEQQVEDRKDTNESKEEEYFQRGEKEKEDDKGAKDDGNVEVEKEKQVEVREEEDEGTEKVGEEEGEEKEVRGGGVEQDIKTEKKKEGEVCERENKDETAEMTEKVKEVEDEKGEDNVEKQEEKIDGRGEEQVLEKEVEDEHKEAKIEKENVEEKDEAKTQREQEEEQREKEVDEETERLDEEEDREHRNVVGEEENELIKDGEEKEKEEEKVDEEEEQAKEKEDKKVTEEGREDYRTEKEEVKDKRKEQREIKKGEEYEEAKDGEKKLRMKEEEKLVMEDGRAEKERESHDEDKVEEQREEEMEEKEVKEIKGHEGQDVGKEEEMEDTGEKEVEKEEEMEDTGEKEVEKEEEVEDTGEKEVEKEEMEDTGEKDVEKEEMEDTGEKEVEKEEEMEDTGEKEVEKEEEVEDGGIQERKWRYRREEKKMEDTGEKEVEKEEEMEDTGEKEVEKEEEMEDTGEKEIEEEKEMEDTGEKEIEKEEEMEDKGEKEVEKEEEMEDTGEKEVEKEKEQVDGKEEMEG; the protein is encoded by the exons ATGGCGAGCTGGTGGACGTCTGCAGACAGCCTGGAGCTGGAGGAAAACTCCATAGTGTCTCGGCTCATTCAGGCAGTCGGCCTGTTTGGAGATATTCTGTCTTTAGAGGACACGATGCTGTCTGAAGACAACAGAGAGGAGGACAACACTGACGGGACTGCttcaggggaggaggagggtgctCGACAAGCAGGAGACAGAACGGTAGAGGATGAAGTGACGatggaggaagacagagaggagaagcAGAAGGATGGAGGAGAGCAACAGGTTGAAGACCGGAAAGATACAAATGAGAGCAAAGAGGAAGAATATTTTCAAcgaggagaaaaagagaaagaagacgataaaggtGCCAAAGATGATGGAAATGTTGAAGTAGAGAAAGAAAAGCAGGTAGAAGtaagagaagaggaggatgaagggaCAGAAAAGgtgggggaggaagagggggaagaAAAAGAGGTACGTGGAGGAGGTGTAGAGCAAGATATTAAGACTGAAAAGAAGAAGGAAGGAGAGgtttgtgagagagaaaacaaagatgAAACGGCAGAAATGACGGAGAAAGTAAAGGAGGTAGAGGACGAGAAAGGGGAGGACAATGTAGAGAAGCAAGAAGAAAAGATAGATGGAAGAGGGGAAGAGCAGGTGTTAGAAAAAGAGGTAGAGGACGAGCACAAAGAggcaaaaatagaaaaagaaaatgtggagGAAAAGGATGAAGCAAAGACTCAAAGAGAGCAAGAGGAAGAACAAAGGGAGAAGGAGGTAgatgaagagacagaaagactgGATGAAGAAGAGGATAGAGAACACAGAAACGTAgtgggagaagaagaaaatgaaCTTATAAAAGacggagaagagaaagaaaaggaggaagaaaaggTAGACGAAGAAGAGGAGcaagcaaaagaaaaagaagataaGAAGGTTAcagaggagggaagagaggaTTACCgaacagagaaagaagaggtaaaggataaaagaaaagaacaaagggAGATAAAGAAAGGAGAGGAGTATGAGGAAGcaaaagatggagagaaaaagttAAGGATgaaggaagaagaaaagttGGTTATGGAGGATGGAAGAGcagaaaaggagagggagagtcATGATGAAGACAAGGTTGAagaacagagggaggaagagatggaggaaaAAGAAGTAAAGGAG ATAAAAGGACATGAAGGACAAGATGttggaaaagaagaagagatggaGGATACAGGAGAAAAGGAggtagagaaagaagaagagatggaGGATACAGGAGAAAAGGAggtagagaaagaagaagaggtggaggaTACAGGAGAAAAGGAGGTAGAGAAAGAAGAGATGGAGGATACAGGAGAAAAGGATGTAGAGAAAGAAGAGATGGAGGATACAGGAGAAAAGGAggtagagaaagaagaagagatggaGGATACAGGAGAAAAGGAggtagagaaagaagaagaggtggaggaTGGAGGGATACAGGAAAGAAAATGGAGATACAGGAGGGAAGAAAAGAAGATGGAGGATACAGGAGAAAAGGAggtagagaaagaagaagagatggaGGATACAGGAGAAAAGGAggtagagaaagaagaagagatggaGGATACAGGAGAAAAGGAGatagaggaagaaaaagagatggaggATACAGGAGAAAAGGAgatagagaaagaagaagagatggaGGATAAAGGAGAAAAGGAggtagagaaagaagaagagatggaGGATACAGGAGAAAAGGAggtagagaaagaaaaagaacaggTTGATGGAAAAGAAGAAATGGAAGGATAA